The Pseudoliparis swirei isolate HS2019 ecotype Mariana Trench chromosome 16, NWPU_hadal_v1, whole genome shotgun sequence genome includes a window with the following:
- the myo3a gene encoding myosin-IIIa isoform X7, whose product MRSLLKMFPQSGKSLVLHNFPDPTDAWDIIETIGKGTYGKVYKVLNKLDGSKAAVKILDPVHDIDEEIEAEYNILKALSDHTNVVKFFGMYYKKDVKCGDQLWLVLELCNGGSVTDLAKGLLKRGDRMDEAIIAYILHEALMGLQHLHVNKTIHRDVKGNNILLTTHGGVKLVDFGVSAQLTNTRLRRNTSVGTPFWMAPEVIACEQQLDSTYDARCDVWSLGITGIELGDGDPPLSELHPMRALFKIPRNPPPTLHQPELWSADFNDFISQCLIKDFEHRPNVLDLLRHVFIKQTVGREKILQKQLMELIDLNQQIGVIDKTSHHGKTDRGTDSNDRHERIHTKRGGHMKTQSDPDEVDDLATLEVLDENTVTEQLQSRYGRDQIYTCVGDILIAVNPFHKMEIYTPEHTKMYIGAKRTANPPHIFAVADVAYQSMVSYNTDQCVVISGESGAGKTESAHLLVQQLTVLGKANNQSLQEKILLVNSLVEAFGNACTAINDNSSRFGKYLEMNFTCGGTVVGAQISEYLLEKSRVIHQAVGERNFHVFYYIYAGLADRKKLAHYKLSDSKTPKYLNEQIKLGPDIVSNTFYKEQFDAVEQCFKVIGFTLEELGSVYSTLAAILNSGDIEFSAVASEHQTDKSDISNTSFLDNVASLLCIRSDELQEALTSHCVVARGETIVRPNTVEKAVEVRDAMGKALYGRLFSWIVNRINALLRPDSPLGEEENGLNIGILDIFGFENFKKNSFEQLCINIANEQIQFYFNQHIFAWEQDEYLSEEVDARLIEYEDNRPLLDLFLQKPMGMLSLLDEESRFPQATDQTLVEKFENNLKSKSFWIPKRVDLCFGIHHYAGKVIYSAAGFLAKNRDALPADIVLLLRSSENELTRKLVTNPLTKTGNLAHTKGKGMNTMRSQRTPTRSITLAKPGEAGDAPYHPRETTNMRTQTVASYFRYSLMDLLSKMVAGQPHFVRCIKPNNDRQANKFDREKVLVQLRYTGVLETAKIRRQGYSHRIQFASFIKRYYMVAFHAQEEPPVSQETCATILEKAKLEHWAMGKTKVFLKYYHVEQLNLMVQQITKRVVLLQAYVRGWMGAKRYRRILKDREQSALVLQSAYRGHKVRKRAADDKSKAKQEAFTVQFQAACRGYLVRKKYKELVDEKNKAATKIQARYRGHKERKSFKRKREEKEKENAEKAVKEGEGETPESEKLPEDGNLPPAVEGAANEEVETKAAVVLQSNFRGYKERKKFKERKKTLAGDELELPPDAAAEGESGGEPTGKEEEKTDAKPEGNDKDESTCEAEENKDSDHTQVPEDEEKPEVSEEEVVDAADAGKAEEDGKKDEKEEEKEAESAAAGEVVNVEEETKAATVIQSNFRGHKERKRLQEEGKLPAKKQKAESPPGEKEEEEVPTESSAAGEEELPKVETPPEEVGTKEEEESTKAGDAAGDAAGDPSSDVGSGVQEEEARAAVVIQSNFRGHKERKRLEEEGKIPKKTKKKEGEEEKEVMPEPPKEDGEKPAEPTEGSAEESTADASVEISGGPEEERAATVIQSNFRGHRDRKKLRAEKETQKDAEGEAAEGEAAEGAAEEETKEETKEETKEEAEEKAGEEAVDVEDVTIEHKEETDAEKERLEEEEAAVKIQSNFRGYKERKNLKANKQTVRTEAARLESFSKQVSKTSQDFVALQRKLNEIIQAHQSNPENNGMFVRGKANAPRNHHSIAAADKRQSRTPRRTQQPKTLNTPEDSTYYNLIHRSVQDDKRNSRKEGPGQLPDVDDQDYQPLPYSSSDPCISTEEPAAPGGVPERRPSIARRGSVDGGQAAEQTPPAAAAGKPPRERAVTEPGPRTLERPPLPRMASTESRSEDNPFDFRHLLRKTSQRHRLIKQY is encoded by the exons GCGTTTCGGCCCAGCTGACAAACACCCGCCTGAGGAGGAACACCTCGGTGGGAACTCCCTTCTGGATGGCTCCGGAG GTCATCGCCtgtgagcagcagctggactcCACCTACGACGCCCGCTGTGATGTGTGGTCCCTCGGCATCACCGGCATAGAGCTGGGAGATGGAGACCCCCCCCTCTCCGAGCTCCACCCGATGAGAGCGCTTTTTAAAATACCCAG AAACCCTCCTCCTACTCTCCACCAGCCTGAGCTCTGGTCCGCCGACTTCAACGACTTCATCTCCCA ATGTCTGATCAAGGACTTTGAGCATCGGCCCAATGTTCTCGACCTGCTGCGTCATGTGTTCATCAAGCAGACGGTCGGCCGAGAGAAAATACTGCAGAAACAATTGATGGAACTTATTGATCTGAACCAACAAATCGGAGTCATTGATAAAACAAG CCATCATGGAAAGACAGACCGCGGCACAGACAGTAATGACAG GCATGAACGCATCCACACGAAAAGAGGAGGCCACATGAAGACACAGAGCGACCCCGATGAGGTGGACGACCTCGCCACCCTCGAAGTTCTCGATGAG AACACGGTCACCGAGCAGCTCCAGAGTCGCTACGGGCGAGATCAGATCTACACGTGCGTGGGAGACATCCTCATCGCCGTCAATCCTTTCCACAAGATGGAGATATACACTCCGGAG CACACCAAGATGTACATAGGAGCCAAGCGTACGGCGAACCCGCCGCACATCTTCGCCGTGGCCGACGTCGCCTACCAGTCCATGGTGTCCTATAACACGGACCAG TGCGTTGTGATCAGCGGGGAAAGCGGCGCTGGGAAAACGGAGAGCGCTCACCTGTTGGTGCAGCAGCTCACCGTTCTGGGAAAG GCCAACAACCAGTCGCTGCAGGAGAAGATCCTGCTGGTCAACAGTCTGGTGGAGGCGTTCGGCAACGCCTGCACCGCCATCAACGACAACTCCAGCCGCTTCGGCAAGTACCTGGAGATGAATTTCACCTGCGGAGGAACCGTGGTCGGAGCGCAGATCTCAGAGTACCTGCTGGAGAAATCCAGGGTCATCCACCAGGCAGT AGGCGAGAGGAACTTCCACGTCTTCTACTACATCTACGCCGGCCTGGCCGACAGGAAGAAACTCGCCCACTACAAGCTCTCCGACAGCAAGACGCCAAA GTATCTGAACGAGCAGATTAAATTAGGGCCTGACATCGTGAGCAACACCTTCTACAAGGAGCAGTTCGATGCGGTGGAGCAGTGTTTCAAAGTCATCGGATTCACCCTGgag GAGCTGGGCAGTGTTTACAGCACTCTGGCTGCCATCCTCAACTCGGGCGATATCGAGTTTTCTGCGGTTGCCTCGGAGCACCAGACCGACAAGAGCGACATCTCCAACACCTCTTTCCTGGACAacg TGGCGTCGCTGCTGTGCATCCGCTCGGACGAGCTCCAGGAGGCCCTGACCTCGCACTGCGTGGTGGCCCGCGGGGAGACCATCGTCAGGCCCAACACGGTGGAGAAGGCGGTGGAGGTGAGGGACGCCATGGGCAAGGCGCTCTACGGCCGCCTCTTCAGCTGGATCGTCAACCGCATCAACGCGCTGCTGCGGCCCGACAGCCCCCTCGG agaggaggagaacggcTTGAACATCGGCATCCTGGACATCTTCGGGTTCGAGAACTTCAAGAAGAACTCCTTCGAGCAGCTCTGCATCAACATCGCCAATGAGCAGATCCAGTTTTACTTCAACCAGCACATATTCGCCTGGGAACAG GACGAGTACCTGAGCGAGGAGGTGGACGCTCGGCTGATCGAGTACGAGGACAACCGGCCCCTCCTGGACCTGTTCCTGCAGAAGCCCATGGGGATGCTCTCCCTGCTGGATGAGGAGAGCCGCTTCCCACAGGCCACCGACCAGACGCTCGTAG AGAAATTCGAAAATAACCTGAAGTCCAAAAGCTTCTGGATACCCAAGAGGGTCGACCTGTGCTTTGGTATCCACCACTACGCCGGGAAG GTGATCTACAGCGCCGCGGGCTTCTTGGCCAAGAACAGGGACGCGCTGCCGGCCGACATCGTGCTGCTGCTGAGGTCGTCGGAAAACGAGCTCACGCGCAAGCTGGTTACGAATCCGCTCACCAAGACGG GTAACCTCGCCCACACCAAGGGCAAAGGCATGAACACCATGCGCAGCCAGCGGACCCCGACGCGCTCCATCACCTTAGCCAAG CCGGGTGAAGCTGGAGACGCCCCGTACCACCCGAGAGAAACCACCAACATGAGAACCCAGACGGTGGCCTCCTACTTCAGG TACTCTCTGATGGACCTGCTGTCCAAGATGGTGGCGGGCCAGCCTCACTTCGTCCGCTGCATCAAACCAAACAATGACCGCCAAGCCAACAAGTTCGACCGGGAGAAGGTCCTGGTCCAGCTGCGGTACACCGGCGTGCTGGAGACCGCCAAGATCAGACGGCAGGGCTACTCCCACCGCATCCAGTTCGCCAGCTTCATCAAGAG GTATTACATGGTGGCGTTCCACGCTCAAGAGGAGCCGCCCGTGTCTCAAGAAACGTGCGCCACCATTCTAGAGAAGGCCAAGCTGGAGCACTGGGCCATGGGCAAGACCAAG gtgttccTGAAGTACTACCACGTGGAGCAGCTGAACCTGATGGTGCAGCAGATCACCAAGAGGGTCGTTCTGCTGCAGGCGTACGTCCGAGGCTGGATGGGAGCCAAGCGATACCGGCGGATACTGAAGGATCGAGAGCAGAGCGCTCTGGTGCTGCAGTCAG CTTACAGGGGTCATAAGGTTCGGAAGAGGGCGGCTGACGACAAAAGCAAAGCGAAGCAGGAGGCCTTCACCGTCCAGTTTCAGGCCG CTTGCAGGGGCTACCTTGTGAGAAAGAAATACAAGGAGTTGGTAGATGAGAAGAACAAAGCTGCAACCAAGATTCAGGCTCGCTACAGAGGCCACAAGGAAAGGAAAAGCTTCAAGAGAAAACG ggaagagaaagagaaagagaatgcAGAGAAGGCCGtgaaagaaggagagggagagactccTGAATCGGAGAAGCTCCCAGAAGATGGAAATCTCCCTCCTGCAGTCGAGGGAGCGGCTAACGAGGAAGTTGAAACAAAGGCGGCCGTGGTTCTGCAGAGCAACTTCAGGGGCTACAAAGAGAGGAAAAAGtttaaggagagaaagaagacgtTGGCCGGGGACGAGCTGGAGTTGCCGCCGGATGCGGCCGCGGAAGGAGAAAGTGGGGGAGAGCCTAccggaaaggaggaggagaagacggaCGCTAAACCAGAGGGGAACGACAAAGATGAAAGTACGTGTGAAGCCGAGGAGAACAAAGACAGCGATCACACGCAGGTGCCGGAAGACGAGGAGAAACCCGAAGTGTCGGAGGAAGAGGTGGTCGATGCGGCGGACGCTGGGAAAGCAGAGGAGGACGGGAAGAAggacgagaaggaggaggagaaagaagcagAAAGCGCTGCGGCGGGAGAGGTTGTGAACGTGGAAGAAGAAACCAAGGCGGCCACCGTCATCCAGAGTAACTTCAGAGGtcacaaagagaggaagaggttgCAGGAAGAAGGAAAGCTCCCGGCTAAGAAACAGAAAGCGGAAAGTCCCCctggggaaaaagaagaagaagaagtgcccACAGAGAGTAGCGCCGCGGGCGAGGAAGAGCTTCCCAAAGTTGAAACGCCACCAGAGGAAGTCGGCaccaaagaggaagaggaatcgACGAAAGCTGGAGATGCGGCGGGCGATGCGGCGGGCGATCCCTCGAGTGACGTCGGGTCCGGAGtccaagaggaggaggccaGAGCGGCCGTGGTGATTCAGAGCAACTTCCGAGGCCACAAGGAGCGCAAGCGACtcgaggaggaagggaagatcccgaagaagacgaagaagaaggagggggaggaggagaaagaagtaATGCCAGAACCTCCGAAAGAAGATGGAGAAAAACCGGCAGAGCCGACGGAGGGATCGGCGGAGGAATCCACGGCGGACGCTTCCGTGGAGATCTCGGGGGGTCCGGAGGAGGAAAGGGCCGCCACTGTCATTCAGAGTAACTTCAGAGGCCACCGGGACCGGAAGAAACTGAGAGCCGAGAAAGAAACGCAAAAGGACGCGGAGGGTGAAGCTGCCGAGGGAGAAGCTGCCGAGGGAGCCGCGGAAGAGGAAACCAAAGAGGAGACCAAAGaggagaccaaagaggaggcCGAAGAAAAGGCCGGGGAGGAGGCCGTGGATGTTGAGGACGTGACGATAGAGCATAAAGAGGAGACGGACGCGGAAAAAgagagactggaggaggaggaggccgcggTGAAGATCCAGAGCAACTTCAGAGGCTACAAGGAGAGAAAGAACCTCAAGGCCAACAAGCAAACAGTGCGGACAGAAGCTGCGCGACTGGAGAGCTTCTCCAAGCAG GTATCCAAAACGTCTCAGGACTTCGTGGCCCTGCAGCGGAAGTTGAACGAGATCATCCAGGCCCATCAATCAAACCCCGAGAACAACGGTATGTTCGTGAGAGGAAAAGCCAACGCTCCCCGGAATCACCACTCAA TCGCTGCAGCCGACAAGAGACAGTCGAGGACCCCCCGCCGGACCCAGCAGCcaaagaccctgaacacaccagagGACTCCACCTATTACAACCTGATTCAt CGGTCCGTCCAGGATGATAAACGCAACTCCAGGAAAGAGGG GCCAGGACAGCTGCCGGACGTGGACGACCAAGACTACCAGCCGCTGCCCTACAGCAGTTCGGACCCCTGCATCTCCACCGAGGAGCCGGCGGCGCCCGGCGGCGTGCCCGAGAGGAGGCCGTCCATCGCGAGGAGAGGCTCCGTGGACGGCGGTCAGGCGGCGGAGCAGACGCCACCGGCTGCCGCCGCCGGTAAACCGCCCAGAGAGAGGGCCGTCACTGAACCCGGGCCTCGCACCCTTGAGAG ACCCCCTCTTCCCAGAATGGCGTCCACAGAGAGTCGCTCCGAGGACAACCCGTTTGACTTCAGACATCTGCTGAGGAAGACCTCCCAGAGACACAGGCTCATCAAACAGTACTGA
- the myo3a gene encoding myosin-IIIa isoform X8 — MYYKKDVKCGDQLWLVLELCNGGSVTDLAKGLLKRGDRMDEAIIAYILHEALMGLQHLHVNKTIHRDVKGNNILLTTHGGVKLVDFGVSAQLTNTRLRRNTSVGTPFWMAPEVIACEQQLDSTYDARCDVWSLGITGIELGDGDPPLSELHPMRALFKIPRNPPPTLHQPELWSADFNDFISQCLIKDFEHRPNVLDLLRHVFIKQTVGREKILQKQLMELIDLNQQIGVIDKTSHHGKTDRGTDSNDRHERIHTKRGGHMKTQSDPDEVDDLATLEVLDENTVTEQLQSRYGRDQIYTCVGDILIAVNPFHKMEIYTPEHTKMYIGAKRTANPPHIFAVADVAYQSMVSYNTDQCVVISGESGAGKTESAHLLVQQLTVLGKANNQSLQEKILLVNSLVEAFGNACTAINDNSSRFGKYLEMNFTCGGTVVGAQISEYLLEKSRVIHQAVGERNFHVFYYIYAGLADRKKLAHYKLSDSKTPKYLNEQIKLGPDIVSNTFYKEQFDAVEQCFKVIGFTLEELGSVYSTLAAILNSGDIEFSAVASEHQTDKSDISNTSFLDNVASLLCIRSDELQEALTSHCVVARGETIVRPNTVEKAVEVRDAMGKALYGRLFSWIVNRINALLRPDSPLGEEENGLNIGILDIFGFENFKKNSFEQLCINIANEQIQFYFNQHIFAWEQDEYLSEEVDARLIEYEDNRPLLDLFLQKPMGMLSLLDEESRFPQATDQTLVEKFENNLKSKSFWIPKRVDLCFGIHHYAGKVIYSAAGFLAKNRDALPADIVLLLRSSENELTRKLVTNPLTKTGNLAHTKGKGMNTMRSQRTPTRSITLAKMGVLTLYNSFSFSESSRDIKIVPEEKRVRPLDDAVQTPGEAGDAPYHPRETTNMRTQTVASYFRYSLMDLLSKMVAGQPHFVRCIKPNNDRQANKFDREKVLVQLRYTGVLETAKIRRQGYSHRIQFASFIKRYYMVAFHAQEEPPVSQETCATILEKAKLEHWAMGKTKSCVSQVFLKYYHVEQLNLMVQQITKRVVLLQAYVRGWMGAKRYRRILKDREQSALVLQSAYRGHKVRKRAADDKSKAKQEAFTVQFQAACRGYLVRKKYKELVDEKNKAATKIQARYRGHKERKSFKRKREEKEKENAEKAVKEGEGETPESEKLPEDGNLPPAVEGAANEEVETKAAVVLQSNFRGYKERKKFKERKKTLAGDELELPPDAAAEGESGGEPTGKEEEKTDAKPEGNDKDESTCEAEENKDSDHTQVPEDEEKPEVSEEEVVDAADAGKAEEDGKKDEKEEEKEAESAAAGEVVNVEEETKAATVIQSNFRGHKERKRLQEEGKLPAKKQKAESPPGEKEEEEVPTESSAAGEEELPKVETPPEEVGTKEEEESTKAGDAAGDAAGDPSSDVGSGVQEEEARAAVVIQSNFRGHKERKRLEEEGKIPKKTKKKEGEEEKEVMPEPPKEDGEKPAEPTEGSAEESTADASVEISGGPEEERAATVIQSNFRGHRDRKKLRAEKETQKDAEGEAAEGEAAEGAAEEETKEETKEETKEEAEEKAGEEAVDVEDVTIEHKEETDAEKERLEEEEAAVKIQSNFRGYKERKNLKANKQTVRTEAARLESFSKQVSKTSQDFVALQRKLNEIIQAHQSNPENNGMFVRGKANAPRNHHSIAAADKRQSRTPRRTQQPKTLNTPEDSTYYNLIHRSVQDDKRNSRKEGPGQLPDVDDQDYQPLPYSSSDPCISTEEPAAPGGVPERRPSIARRGSVDGGQAAEQTPPAAAAGKPPRERAVTEPGPRTLERPPLPRMASTESRSEDNPFDFRHLLRKTSQRHRLIKQY; from the exons GCGTTTCGGCCCAGCTGACAAACACCCGCCTGAGGAGGAACACCTCGGTGGGAACTCCCTTCTGGATGGCTCCGGAG GTCATCGCCtgtgagcagcagctggactcCACCTACGACGCCCGCTGTGATGTGTGGTCCCTCGGCATCACCGGCATAGAGCTGGGAGATGGAGACCCCCCCCTCTCCGAGCTCCACCCGATGAGAGCGCTTTTTAAAATACCCAG AAACCCTCCTCCTACTCTCCACCAGCCTGAGCTCTGGTCCGCCGACTTCAACGACTTCATCTCCCA ATGTCTGATCAAGGACTTTGAGCATCGGCCCAATGTTCTCGACCTGCTGCGTCATGTGTTCATCAAGCAGACGGTCGGCCGAGAGAAAATACTGCAGAAACAATTGATGGAACTTATTGATCTGAACCAACAAATCGGAGTCATTGATAAAACAAG CCATCATGGAAAGACAGACCGCGGCACAGACAGTAATGACAG GCATGAACGCATCCACACGAAAAGAGGAGGCCACATGAAGACACAGAGCGACCCCGATGAGGTGGACGACCTCGCCACCCTCGAAGTTCTCGATGAG AACACGGTCACCGAGCAGCTCCAGAGTCGCTACGGGCGAGATCAGATCTACACGTGCGTGGGAGACATCCTCATCGCCGTCAATCCTTTCCACAAGATGGAGATATACACTCCGGAG CACACCAAGATGTACATAGGAGCCAAGCGTACGGCGAACCCGCCGCACATCTTCGCCGTGGCCGACGTCGCCTACCAGTCCATGGTGTCCTATAACACGGACCAG TGCGTTGTGATCAGCGGGGAAAGCGGCGCTGGGAAAACGGAGAGCGCTCACCTGTTGGTGCAGCAGCTCACCGTTCTGGGAAAG GCCAACAACCAGTCGCTGCAGGAGAAGATCCTGCTGGTCAACAGTCTGGTGGAGGCGTTCGGCAACGCCTGCACCGCCATCAACGACAACTCCAGCCGCTTCGGCAAGTACCTGGAGATGAATTTCACCTGCGGAGGAACCGTGGTCGGAGCGCAGATCTCAGAGTACCTGCTGGAGAAATCCAGGGTCATCCACCAGGCAGT AGGCGAGAGGAACTTCCACGTCTTCTACTACATCTACGCCGGCCTGGCCGACAGGAAGAAACTCGCCCACTACAAGCTCTCCGACAGCAAGACGCCAAA GTATCTGAACGAGCAGATTAAATTAGGGCCTGACATCGTGAGCAACACCTTCTACAAGGAGCAGTTCGATGCGGTGGAGCAGTGTTTCAAAGTCATCGGATTCACCCTGgag GAGCTGGGCAGTGTTTACAGCACTCTGGCTGCCATCCTCAACTCGGGCGATATCGAGTTTTCTGCGGTTGCCTCGGAGCACCAGACCGACAAGAGCGACATCTCCAACACCTCTTTCCTGGACAacg TGGCGTCGCTGCTGTGCATCCGCTCGGACGAGCTCCAGGAGGCCCTGACCTCGCACTGCGTGGTGGCCCGCGGGGAGACCATCGTCAGGCCCAACACGGTGGAGAAGGCGGTGGAGGTGAGGGACGCCATGGGCAAGGCGCTCTACGGCCGCCTCTTCAGCTGGATCGTCAACCGCATCAACGCGCTGCTGCGGCCCGACAGCCCCCTCGG agaggaggagaacggcTTGAACATCGGCATCCTGGACATCTTCGGGTTCGAGAACTTCAAGAAGAACTCCTTCGAGCAGCTCTGCATCAACATCGCCAATGAGCAGATCCAGTTTTACTTCAACCAGCACATATTCGCCTGGGAACAG GACGAGTACCTGAGCGAGGAGGTGGACGCTCGGCTGATCGAGTACGAGGACAACCGGCCCCTCCTGGACCTGTTCCTGCAGAAGCCCATGGGGATGCTCTCCCTGCTGGATGAGGAGAGCCGCTTCCCACAGGCCACCGACCAGACGCTCGTAG AGAAATTCGAAAATAACCTGAAGTCCAAAAGCTTCTGGATACCCAAGAGGGTCGACCTGTGCTTTGGTATCCACCACTACGCCGGGAAG GTGATCTACAGCGCCGCGGGCTTCTTGGCCAAGAACAGGGACGCGCTGCCGGCCGACATCGTGCTGCTGCTGAGGTCGTCGGAAAACGAGCTCACGCGCAAGCTGGTTACGAATCCGCTCACCAAGACGG GTAACCTCGCCCACACCAAGGGCAAAGGCATGAACACCATGCGCAGCCAGCGGACCCCGACGCGCTCCATCACCTTAGCCAAG ATGGGAGTGCTAACCTTGTACAATTCTTTCTCCTTTAGCGAG TCTTCTCGAGATATAAAGATCGTCCCCGAAGAGAAACGCGTGCGTCCTCTCGATGACGCGGTACAAACG CCGGGTGAAGCTGGAGACGCCCCGTACCACCCGAGAGAAACCACCAACATGAGAACCCAGACGGTGGCCTCCTACTTCAGG TACTCTCTGATGGACCTGCTGTCCAAGATGGTGGCGGGCCAGCCTCACTTCGTCCGCTGCATCAAACCAAACAATGACCGCCAAGCCAACAAGTTCGACCGGGAGAAGGTCCTGGTCCAGCTGCGGTACACCGGCGTGCTGGAGACCGCCAAGATCAGACGGCAGGGCTACTCCCACCGCATCCAGTTCGCCAGCTTCATCAAGAG GTATTACATGGTGGCGTTCCACGCTCAAGAGGAGCCGCCCGTGTCTCAAGAAACGTGCGCCACCATTCTAGAGAAGGCCAAGCTGGAGCACTGGGCCATGGGCAAGACCAAG tcttgtgtgtctcaggtgttccTGAAGTACTACCACGTGGAGCAGCTGAACCTGATGGTGCAGCAGATCACCAAGAGGGTCGTTCTGCTGCAGGCGTACGTCCGAGGCTGGATGGGAGCCAAGCGATACCGGCGGATACTGAAGGATCGAGAGCAGAGCGCTCTGGTGCTGCAGTCAG CTTACAGGGGTCATAAGGTTCGGAAGAGGGCGGCTGACGACAAAAGCAAAGCGAAGCAGGAGGCCTTCACCGTCCAGTTTCAGGCCG CTTGCAGGGGCTACCTTGTGAGAAAGAAATACAAGGAGTTGGTAGATGAGAAGAACAAAGCTGCAACCAAGATTCAGGCTCGCTACAGAGGCCACAAGGAAAGGAAAAGCTTCAAGAGAAAACG ggaagagaaagagaaagagaatgcAGAGAAGGCCGtgaaagaaggagagggagagactccTGAATCGGAGAAGCTCCCAGAAGATGGAAATCTCCCTCCTGCAGTCGAGGGAGCGGCTAACGAGGAAGTTGAAACAAAGGCGGCCGTGGTTCTGCAGAGCAACTTCAGGGGCTACAAAGAGAGGAAAAAGtttaaggagagaaagaagacgtTGGCCGGGGACGAGCTGGAGTTGCCGCCGGATGCGGCCGCGGAAGGAGAAAGTGGGGGAGAGCCTAccggaaaggaggaggagaagacggaCGCTAAACCAGAGGGGAACGACAAAGATGAAAGTACGTGTGAAGCCGAGGAGAACAAAGACAGCGATCACACGCAGGTGCCGGAAGACGAGGAGAAACCCGAAGTGTCGGAGGAAGAGGTGGTCGATGCGGCGGACGCTGGGAAAGCAGAGGAGGACGGGAAGAAggacgagaaggaggaggagaaagaagcagAAAGCGCTGCGGCGGGAGAGGTTGTGAACGTGGAAGAAGAAACCAAGGCGGCCACCGTCATCCAGAGTAACTTCAGAGGtcacaaagagaggaagaggttgCAGGAAGAAGGAAAGCTCCCGGCTAAGAAACAGAAAGCGGAAAGTCCCCctggggaaaaagaagaagaagaagtgcccACAGAGAGTAGCGCCGCGGGCGAGGAAGAGCTTCCCAAAGTTGAAACGCCACCAGAGGAAGTCGGCaccaaagaggaagaggaatcgACGAAAGCTGGAGATGCGGCGGGCGATGCGGCGGGCGATCCCTCGAGTGACGTCGGGTCCGGAGtccaagaggaggaggccaGAGCGGCCGTGGTGATTCAGAGCAACTTCCGAGGCCACAAGGAGCGCAAGCGACtcgaggaggaagggaagatcccgaagaagacgaagaagaaggagggggaggaggagaaagaagtaATGCCAGAACCTCCGAAAGAAGATGGAGAAAAACCGGCAGAGCCGACGGAGGGATCGGCGGAGGAATCCACGGCGGACGCTTCCGTGGAGATCTCGGGGGGTCCGGAGGAGGAAAGGGCCGCCACTGTCATTCAGAGTAACTTCAGAGGCCACCGGGACCGGAAGAAACTGAGAGCCGAGAAAGAAACGCAAAAGGACGCGGAGGGTGAAGCTGCCGAGGGAGAAGCTGCCGAGGGAGCCGCGGAAGAGGAAACCAAAGAGGAGACCAAAGaggagaccaaagaggaggcCGAAGAAAAGGCCGGGGAGGAGGCCGTGGATGTTGAGGACGTGACGATAGAGCATAAAGAGGAGACGGACGCGGAAAAAgagagactggaggaggaggaggccgcggTGAAGATCCAGAGCAACTTCAGAGGCTACAAGGAGAGAAAGAACCTCAAGGCCAACAAGCAAACAGTGCGGACAGAAGCTGCGCGACTGGAGAGCTTCTCCAAGCAG GTATCCAAAACGTCTCAGGACTTCGTGGCCCTGCAGCGGAAGTTGAACGAGATCATCCAGGCCCATCAATCAAACCCCGAGAACAACGGTATGTTCGTGAGAGGAAAAGCCAACGCTCCCCGGAATCACCACTCAA TCGCTGCAGCCGACAAGAGACAGTCGAGGACCCCCCGCCGGACCCAGCAGCcaaagaccctgaacacaccagagGACTCCACCTATTACAACCTGATTCAt CGGTCCGTCCAGGATGATAAACGCAACTCCAGGAAAGAGGG GCCAGGACAGCTGCCGGACGTGGACGACCAAGACTACCAGCCGCTGCCCTACAGCAGTTCGGACCCCTGCATCTCCACCGAGGAGCCGGCGGCGCCCGGCGGCGTGCCCGAGAGGAGGCCGTCCATCGCGAGGAGAGGCTCCGTGGACGGCGGTCAGGCGGCGGAGCAGACGCCACCGGCTGCCGCCGCCGGTAAACCGCCCAGAGAGAGGGCCGTCACTGAACCCGGGCCTCGCACCCTTGAGAG ACCCCCTCTTCCCAGAATGGCGTCCACAGAGAGTCGCTCCGAGGACAACCCGTTTGACTTCAGACATCTGCTGAGGAAGACCTCCCAGAGACACAGGCTCATCAAACAGTACTGA